The Stenotrophomonas maltophilia genome includes a region encoding these proteins:
- a CDS encoding benzoate/H(+) symporter BenE family transporter, protein MNMQVRQAWWRDLSVPALVAGFITVLVGFASSAVIVFQAAQAVGANQAQIASWMWALGLGMGVTCIGLSLRYRVPVVTAWSTPGAAMLVVGAGGASLSEATGAFLLAAVLGMLAGFSGIFARLMQRVPMALAAGMLAGVLLRFGLDVFVAMNTQLVLALAMFATWLAGRRLFPRYAVIATLLVGIAIAASRGLLHAQQVQLQLAVPQWVTPSLSWTAVAGIALPLFVVTMASQNIPGVAVMRASGYDAPVSPLIGWIGVVNTLLAPFGAYALNLAAITAAICMGRDAHEDPARRYTAAMAAGAFYIVIGLFGATVAALFAAFPKELVACVAGIALFGTIANSLASALAVERDREAALVTFLVTASGVSLAGIGSAFWGLVAGALCLLVLRPRQDR, encoded by the coding sequence ATGAACATGCAGGTGCGGCAAGCGTGGTGGCGCGACCTTTCAGTACCGGCCCTCGTTGCCGGCTTCATTACTGTGCTGGTCGGCTTCGCCAGTTCGGCCGTCATCGTGTTCCAGGCTGCACAAGCTGTCGGTGCCAACCAGGCGCAGATCGCCTCATGGATGTGGGCACTGGGACTGGGCATGGGTGTCACCTGCATCGGGCTGTCACTACGCTATCGGGTACCGGTGGTGACCGCATGGTCGACACCGGGCGCGGCGATGCTGGTGGTCGGTGCCGGCGGCGCATCTCTTTCCGAGGCCACCGGCGCATTCCTGCTCGCTGCGGTTCTGGGCATGCTGGCTGGCTTCTCCGGCATCTTCGCCCGGTTGATGCAACGGGTACCGATGGCGCTGGCCGCCGGCATGCTGGCCGGGGTGCTGCTGCGCTTCGGTCTGGACGTGTTCGTGGCCATGAACACCCAGCTGGTACTGGCGCTGGCCATGTTCGCCACGTGGCTGGCCGGACGCCGCCTGTTCCCGCGCTATGCGGTCATCGCCACCCTGCTGGTCGGCATCGCGATTGCGGCCAGCCGTGGCCTGCTGCACGCACAGCAGGTGCAGCTGCAACTGGCGGTACCGCAATGGGTGACCCCATCCCTGTCCTGGACCGCGGTGGCCGGCATCGCCCTGCCCCTGTTCGTGGTCACCATGGCCTCGCAGAACATTCCGGGCGTGGCGGTGATGCGGGCATCCGGCTACGACGCCCCGGTGTCGCCGCTGATCGGCTGGATCGGTGTGGTCAATACACTACTGGCGCCGTTCGGTGCGTACGCGCTGAACCTGGCGGCAATCACCGCCGCGATCTGCATGGGCCGTGATGCCCATGAGGACCCGGCACGACGCTATACCGCCGCCATGGCGGCAGGTGCCTTCTACATCGTCATCGGGCTGTTCGGTGCCACCGTAGCCGCACTGTTCGCTGCCTTCCCCAAGGAGCTGGTGGCCTGCGTGGCCGGTATCGCGCTGTTCGGCACCATCGCCAACAGCCTGGCCAGTGCGCTGGCGGTAGAGCGGGACCGCGAGGCGGCACTGGTCACCTTCCTGGTCACCGCCTCGGGCGTCTCACTGGCCGGCATCGGCTCGGCGTTCTGGGGCCTGGTGGCCGGTGCGCTGTGCCTGCTGGTGCTGCGGCCCCGTCAGGACCGCTGA
- a CDS encoding DUF2628 domain-containing protein: MQEAQWWYANGRQSSGPVDLAGLRQLQQEGTVTARTLLWCEGMPSWRPLAELEQASTPVEVAPALDIDAAPAVEGIAPDVGDPSDPYRAPAAAPDRAAAAGLEGEMALYASVVGGNFPIYRQRWRLDQGVATGSGTWHWPAFLLGLIWMMYRRMYRLAAMWAGLLLLISVVETWLDVPDGLSLVITFALSITTGIFGNSWYLAHCQRLIAQARAVTGDDDARLRSELTARGGTSVVATLIAIVIAVALSIVGAALAG, encoded by the coding sequence ATGCAGGAAGCACAATGGTGGTACGCCAATGGCAGGCAGAGCAGTGGGCCGGTGGATCTGGCCGGTCTTCGCCAGCTGCAGCAGGAAGGGACGGTTACGGCGCGCACCCTGCTCTGGTGCGAAGGCATGCCCTCATGGCGGCCGTTGGCGGAACTGGAGCAGGCTTCCACCCCCGTCGAGGTGGCTCCGGCCCTGGATATCGACGCAGCCCCTGCGGTTGAGGGCATCGCGCCGGATGTCGGCGATCCGTCCGATCCCTATCGTGCGCCGGCCGCCGCACCGGACAGGGCTGCGGCTGCCGGGCTGGAGGGCGAGATGGCCTTGTACGCCAGCGTGGTCGGCGGCAACTTCCCGATCTATCGCCAGCGCTGGCGGCTGGATCAGGGCGTTGCCACGGGCAGTGGCACCTGGCATTGGCCGGCCTTCCTGCTCGGGCTGATCTGGATGATGTACCGCAGGATGTACCGCCTGGCGGCGATGTGGGCTGGCCTGCTGCTGCTGATCAGCGTGGTGGAGACCTGGCTGGATGTGCCGGATGGCCTGTCGCTGGTCATCACCTTCGCGCTGAGCATCACCACCGGCATCTTTGGCAACAGCTGGTACCTGGCACACTGCCAGCGCCTGATCGCCCAGGCCCGTGCCGTCACCGGCGACGATGATGCACGGCTGCGCAGCGAGCTGACCGCGCGTGGCGGCACCAGCGTGGTCGCCACACTGATCGCCATCGTCATCGCGGTGGCGCTGAGCATCGTCGGCGCAGCATTGGCCGGGTAG
- a CDS encoding D-hexose-6-phosphate mutarotase — MQSNPDISTGLYHGLEAWQVRTANATAVVSVFGGQLLSFIPDGQPDLLWLSPTRAELPTPIRGGVPVCWPWFGRQGQSADVPAHGLVRTARWELLQASQRDDGEVELQLAPAPSADRGLRLQMQLRIGRQLRQQLVTENTGTSPVTFTQALHSYFRVGDAKRVEVEGLDGLQYLDKYEDYAQLRLQQGPWSLRDPRDPGRSDRIYTGAKGHYVLRDPVLQRRIEIRSEGSQTLVVWNPGAEAAARMADVGEGWRDYVCLEVANAGPEQITLAPGARHQLVQTLGSTAL; from the coding sequence ATGCAGTCGAATCCGGACATCAGCACCGGCCTGTATCACGGCCTGGAGGCCTGGCAGGTGCGAACCGCCAACGCCACGGCGGTCGTCAGCGTGTTCGGCGGCCAGCTGCTGTCGTTCATTCCTGATGGGCAGCCCGATCTGCTGTGGCTTTCGCCCACGCGCGCCGAGCTGCCCACGCCCATCCGCGGTGGCGTCCCGGTGTGCTGGCCGTGGTTCGGTCGCCAGGGCCAGAGCGCCGATGTACCGGCGCATGGCCTGGTACGTACCGCGCGCTGGGAGCTTCTGCAGGCCAGCCAGCGCGATGATGGCGAGGTCGAGCTGCAGTTGGCGCCTGCGCCCAGCGCCGATCGCGGCCTGCGCCTGCAGATGCAGCTGCGCATTGGCCGCCAGCTGCGCCAGCAGCTGGTCACCGAGAACACCGGAACCTCGCCGGTGACCTTCACCCAGGCCCTGCACAGCTATTTCCGGGTGGGCGATGCCAAGCGGGTCGAGGTCGAGGGCCTTGACGGCCTGCAATACCTGGACAAGTACGAGGACTATGCACAGCTGCGCCTGCAACAGGGACCGTGGTCATTGCGCGATCCGCGTGATCCCGGTCGCAGCGATCGCATCTACACCGGTGCCAAGGGGCACTATGTACTGCGCGATCCGGTCCTGCAGCGGCGGATCGAGATCCGCAGCGAAGGCAGCCAGACGCTGGTGGTCTGGAATCCGGGTGCCGAGGCGGCAGCCAGGATGGCCGATGTCGGCGAGGGCTGGCGCGATTACGTATGCCTGGAAGTGGCCAACGCAGGCCCGGAGCAGATTACGCTTGCGCCGGGTGCGCGCCATCAGCTGGTGCAGACCCTGGGCAGTACCGCGCTGTAG